From Burkholderia savannae, a single genomic window includes:
- a CDS encoding helix-turn-helix domain-containing protein, translating into MLWLAVPRALLSTRVDSLHGSSLMSGTGRLLADHIRSLIRNLPILTTAEIPDIARSTARLANACVSGTPDAVAEAGREIGMLLRQRVQRHIDAHLLALDLTPDSICKAVGMSRAKLYQLFEPMGGIMHRVRRRRLELARHVLANPARPAESIASVAWRHGFADEKYFSRAFKAAFGHTPSETLEQAGVRTRSRRFSGRAASS; encoded by the coding sequence ATGCTGTGGCTCGCCGTTCCGCGGGCGCTGCTTTCGACGCGGGTGGACAGCTTGCACGGAAGTTCGCTGATGTCCGGCACCGGGCGATTGCTCGCCGATCACATCCGCTCGTTGATTCGCAACCTGCCGATACTGACGACCGCCGAGATTCCCGACATCGCCCGATCGACGGCGCGCCTCGCGAACGCGTGCGTGTCCGGGACGCCCGACGCCGTGGCGGAGGCGGGGCGGGAGATCGGCATGCTGCTCAGGCAGCGCGTTCAGCGGCACATCGACGCCCATCTCCTTGCGCTCGACCTGACGCCCGACTCGATCTGCAAGGCCGTGGGCATGTCGCGGGCCAAGCTCTATCAGCTCTTCGAGCCGATGGGCGGCATCATGCACCGGGTTCGACGCAGGCGGCTCGAGCTGGCTCGGCATGTGTTGGCGAATCCGGCGCGGCCGGCGGAGTCGATCGCCTCCGTTGCGTGGAGGCACGGGTTCGCGGACGAAAAATACTTCAGCCGGGCGTTCAAGGCGGCGTTCGGCCACACGCCGAGCGAGACGCTCGAGCAGGCGGGCGTACGCACGCGGTCGCGGCGCTTTTCCGGGCGGGCGGCGTCGTCCTAG
- a CDS encoding DUF1653 domain-containing protein, whose product MTEQEAERIATHRHYKGGLYRVVGVARHSETEESLVVYEQLWPKERSLWVRPEAMFNETLDDGTPRFRKLSG is encoded by the coding sequence ATGACCGAGCAGGAAGCCGAACGCATCGCGACGCATCGTCATTACAAGGGCGGGCTGTACCGCGTGGTCGGCGTCGCGCGGCATTCGGAGACGGAGGAATCGCTTGTCGTCTACGAGCAGCTGTGGCCGAAGGAGCGCAGCCTATGGGTGCGCCCCGAGGCGATGTTCAACGAAACGCTCGACGACGGCACGCCGCGCTTTCGCAAGCTGAGCGGCTGA
- a CDS encoding GNAT family N-acetyltransferase — MSTSSTSALRFSTDNAELDIDAIHAFLRDEAHWSTGIPRDVVERAIAGSLCFGAYLDERLVGFARLVTDRATFAYLCDVFVLRAFRGNGYGRALIDHVFAHDAVRGLRRVMLVTSDAHGLYRPVGFVAPAHPERWMELHRPNVYAQPEAR; from the coding sequence GTGTCCACCTCATCGACGTCCGCGCTGCGCTTTTCGACCGACAACGCCGAACTCGACATCGACGCGATTCACGCGTTCCTGCGCGACGAAGCGCATTGGTCGACGGGCATTCCGCGCGACGTGGTCGAGCGGGCGATCGCCGGATCGCTGTGCTTCGGCGCGTATCTCGACGAACGGCTCGTCGGCTTCGCGCGGCTCGTTACCGATCGCGCGACGTTCGCGTATCTGTGCGACGTATTCGTCCTGCGCGCGTTTCGCGGCAACGGCTACGGCCGCGCGCTGATCGATCACGTGTTCGCGCACGACGCCGTGCGCGGGTTGCGCCGCGTGATGCTCGTCACGAGCGACGCGCACGGCCTGTACCGGCCCGTCGGCTTCGTCGCGCCCGCGCATCCGGAACGCTGGATGGAACTGCATCGGCCGAACGTGTACGCGCAACCTGAGGCGCGCTGA